The Paenibacillus sp. FSL W8-0426 region GAAACGATCGCTATTCTTTCCATCCGGCTGCCCTCCTTTGCCAAGATCATATTTATATGTTCTCCAATGAAGCGGACGATCCTGCCGTTCTTTCAGGCATCCCTTTAAGTTGAAATACCGTTAACTCCGGCCTGCACAAAAACCGGATCGGCAGCTGTGTCATGCCAAACCCTCGGTTAACGTAGACCGGCATCCGCTGCTGCCCAACGTGATACAAGCCTTTAATATACTTGCGGGAACCCCGTGGTGTCGTCATCGCCCCAAGCAAAGGAAAACGCACCTGCCCTCCATGGCTGTGTCCGGATAGCTGCATTCCAAAGCCGAGGGGAGCGGCGAAATCTGCATAATCCGGCTCATGCATCAGCAGCAGCTTCCATATTCCGTCGTCCAAGCCCTGAACTGCCTTTTGTGGATCCGGATTGCCCGTGAGCCCATCATCCAGACCGACCAACGCAATCCGGGAATTACCGTTTTGCAGCACGGCATGACTATTGCATAACAAAATAAATCCGGCCTCCTGAAGCATGGCGGCTACTTGATTCTGCTCTTTGCCCCGATAATCATGGTTCCCCAACACTGCGAATTTACCATACTTCGCTTGCATGGAGCCCAGCACGGAAATATAGTCACGCATCGGAGCGGCTTCCCGTTCGACCATATCTCCGGTAAAACAAATCACATCCGGCTGCAGCTCCCCGATTGCGGAAGCGAGCTTCTGTACCTGCTTCAGATGGGTATGGAATCCGAGGTGCACGTCACTGAACTGGACGATGCGCAGCCCGTTCCATTCCTTGGGGAATCCCGGCAAACTCAGATCGACTTTCACCACATCGAGTAAGCGAGGCTCCCATAAGGCATACCCTCCAGAGAAAATAGCGGCTATGGCCAACATCAACCTTTTTTTGAGCCGATCACCCCATCGGGAGGCGTCATGATTTTTCTCCTCTCCGGGGAATAAAGGGGGGGCTGTGTGAAGATTCGGGATTCGAGACGACGGTTGGCTGTTTCTGTGTCCGTAGTTTCCCATTCCTGTCTCACCATCCGCTCATATTAATTCCATCAGTATATCATATTCTTTACCCATTCACGCTCCCCTTTTCTGTGTTACGGGTCGGGGGATGTATTTGTTATATTTATGCCGAATGCGTTCAAGCGAAACATGTTCAGTCGAGGAAAAAAAAGAAGCCGAATCCTCGGCTCCTTTGTTCGTGTTCGTGGTTTGTTCCTTTGGCAAAACGGAACTACATGCCCAACCAACGCTTGAACATGTGTTTCGTTGTTTGTTTGTTCATTTCTGCAATGGATGTCGTAAGCGGTATGCCTTTTGGACAGGAACGAACGCAGTTTTGCGAGTTTCCGCAACCTTCGATGCCCCCGGACTCCATGATGGCGTCCAGGCGCTCCTCCGCGTTCATTTCACCTGTCGGATGAGCATTGAACAACCGTACCTGCGACAGTGGCGCTGGTCCCATGAAGTTGGTCTTCTCATTGACGTTCGGGCAAGCTTCCAGACATACGCCGCAGGTCATGCATTTGGACAATTCGTACGCCCACTGGCGTTTTTTCTCGGGCATCCGTGGTCCTGGCCCAAGATCGTATGTGCCGTCGATCGGAATCCAGGCTTTGACCTTTTTGAGCGAGTTAAACATGCGGCTCCGGTCAATGACGAGGTCACGTACGACCGGGAACGTTTTCATCGGCTCGATCCGGATCGGCTGTTCCAATTTGTCGATCAAAGCGGCACAAGCCTGACGCGGCTTACCGTTAATCACCATCGAACAGGCGCCGCAAACCTCTTCGAGACAGTTCGATTCCCAACATACAGGGGCAATCGACTCTCCCTTGTTATTGACGGGATTGCGCTGAATTTCCATCAGGGCGCTAATCACGTTCATGTTCGGGCGATAGGGAAGCTCGAATTCTTCATTGTACGGAGATGACTCCGGACTGTCTTGACGGGTAATGATAAACTTGACGGTTTTGCTGGCTGTTGCTGTTTCCGCCATATCGCTGTCCCCTCCTTGTGGTGACGATGATTGATCGTTGCTCGTTATTAGGATCGATAGTGTCAGCACACAGTCACTCCGCTGCAAAAGTTACTTCCGATCGCTGTTATCCCCGGATTTTCTGGAACGCTTCGCTTCTTCAGTAATCTTTTGACGCTTCGTTTGATGTGCAATCCATTTCATCCTGCTAGACATCAACGTAAATAATCTTTGGGACGTATTCAGAGGAAGCGCCGCTTCTACAGGATATTGCCGCTACCTCCGCTACGCCGTGCAGCACTGCAACGTTTTACTGAAAATTGCAATATTCATGCTGGAATATAGCATTTAAAAGCTTACTGTACGCTTCGCTTCTTCAGTAATCTTTTGACGCTTCGTTTGATGTGCAATCCATTTCATCCTGCTAAACATCAACGTAAATAATCTACTTAATCTTTAGAATAGTCGCGTACCCGCGGCGGGATCAAGGAAACGTCCACAGGCTCGTACGAGATTTGCGGGCCGTCGGCTGTCCATGTCGCGATCGTTGTTTTGAGGAACTCCTCGTCGTTGCGTTTCGCAAATTCAGGCTTGTAGTGTGCGCCGCGGCTCTCGTTTCTGAGCAGCGCGCCCAGCGTCATCGCTTCGGCCAATTCGAGCATGTTCCACAGCTGACGGGTAAATGCCGCTCCCGGGTTGTTCCAGCCGGATGTGTCGTACATGTTGATTTTCCGGTAACGCTCTTTCAGTTCCTTGATTTTGCCGATCGTTGCTTCGAGCTTGTCGTTGTAACGAACCACCGTCATGTTGGCGGTCATCCACTCGCCCAGCTCTTTATGGATCACGTAGGCATTTTCGTTGCCTTGCATTTTCAGGATGCCTTCGTATTTGTCGGTTTGGCGCTTCGTGTATCCGTCAAACACGCTGGAACTGATGTCTGCCGACGACTTTTTGAGTCCTTTGATGTATTCAACCGCTTTGGGGCCTGCGACCATGCCGCCGTAGATGGCGGACACGAGCGAGTTCGCGCCCAGACGGTTTGCGCCGTGGTATTGATATTCGCATTCTCCGGCAGCGAACAATCCCGGAATGTTGGTCATCTGATTGTAATCGACCCACATGCCGCCCATCGAGTAGTGGACCGCCGGGAAAATTTTCATCGGGATTTTGCGCGGATCGTCGCCCATGAATTTTTCGTAAATCTCGATGATGCCGCCCAGCTTGACGTCGAGTTCTTTCGGGTCTTTGTGGGACAGGTCCAGATAAACCATGTTTTCCCCGTTAACGCCCAGCCCCATGTCCACGCACACGCTGAAGATTTCGCGGGTTGCAATGTCGCGCGGGACCAGGTTACCGTAGGACGGATATTTTTCTTCAAGGAAGTACCATGGTTTTCCGTCTTTGTACGTCCAGATCCGTCCGCCTTCGCCGCGTGCCGATTCGGACATCAGGCGCAGCTTGTCATCCCCCGGGATGGCTGTCGGGTGAATCTGGATGAACTCACCGTTGGCATAGTTCACGCCTTGTTGATACACCGCGCTTGCAGCCGTGCCCGTGTTGATGACCGAGTTCGTCGTTTTGCCGAAAATGATGCCCGGCCCGCCGCTGGCGAGAATAACCGCTTCCGCAGGGAACGTCTGCACCTTCATCGTTTTCAGGTCCTGCGCTACGATGCCGCGGCAAATGCCTTCGTCGTCAATAACGGCCTGCAGGAACTCCCAGTTCTCGTATTTTGTGACGAGTCCGGCAGCTTCCCAGCGGCGCACCTGCTCATCGAGCGCATACAGCAGCTGTTGGCCTGTCGTTGCACCCGCAAATGCGGTGCGGTGATGCTTCGTTCCGCCGAAACGGCGGAAATCGAGCAATCCTTCCGGCGTGCGGTTAAACATAACGCCCATCCGGTCCATCAGGTGAATAATGCCCGGTGCTGCTTCACACATCGCTTTGACCGGAGGCTGATTGGCAAGAAAGTCGCCGCCGTACACCGTATCGTCAAAGTGTACCCACGGGGAATCGCCTTCCCCCTTGGTGTTTACCGCGCCGTTGATGCCGCCCTGGGCGCATACGGAGTGGGATCTTTTTACGGGTACCAGCGAAAATAAATGAACATGGACTCCGGCTTCAGCCGATTTGATCGTCGCCATCAAACCTGCGAGACCTCCGCCCACGATGATTACGTTAGATGATGCCATTTCTTTCACTCCCTTATATGTCGGCATTGAGCCCAATGCTTAGATGAAAACCGATTTGACTGCTTCGATCATTGAAGTGGTCGTTTGGAAATCCACGTTACGGAACGCGATCAGCGATGCGATGAACATGATCGACACGATGCCGAACAAGCTCATGCAAATGTAGGAGGATACGCGTTGAGCACGCGGCCCGACGGTAATGCCCCAACTGACGAGGAACGACCACAGACCGTTCGCGAAGTGGTAGGAAGCCGCGATCACGCTGATCAAGTATAAAATGAACGTCACGGGATTCGTTACGACATCATGGATGATGCCTCCAAGTTCCTCATGCGTGACCTTGCCGAGCGCAACCTGTACCCGCGTCTCCCAAACGTGCCAGATGACGAATACAAAGGTAATGACGCCGCTGACCCGCTGAAGCGTATAACGCCAGTTGCGCTCATTGCCAAAGCGGCCAACGTTGGGCTTCGCCTGATAGGCTATATACAGTCCATACACGCCGTGATAGAATAGCGGCAACCAGATCAAGAGCGTTTCAAGTACGATCACGAGCGGCAGGCTGTTCAGAAAAGCAACAGCGCCGTTGAAGCCTTCTTTGCCGCCCTCTACCGCAGAGAAGTTTGTCACCAGATGCTCAATGAAAAACAAACTGAGCGGGATGACGCCAAGCAGGGAGTGCAGCTTTCTGGAGTAAAACCCTTTCATAAAATGTCGTTCCCCTTTCGAAATAACAACGTTTTCATAAATTCGTTCACACATCCGATGAGTTGATCTCCCCAATGGGGGGATTCAAACAAATTGTTCTGTTTTATTCAGGTGTGAACAACTTGTGTCACAATTCATGTTACTCTTTTTTTTCTTATAAGGGAATTGCAATATAATTATTAAAAGATATACCCTATATGCATAAGGGATAAACACTGATGCATCTTTTCTTACCTTAAAGGAACGCCACCATCTATGACAATCATCACTCTCACTGGAAATGGGGTCTGCCGACATGTTCGAGGAATTAAACGCATTTGCCGCAGTTGTGGAGCAATCCAGCTTGAACCGCGCCTCCAAACTGTTGAATCTGTCTCAACCTGCTCTCTCGCGCAAAATTGCCAAACTGGAAGACGAGCTCGGGGTCACTCTCTTCCATCGCCGCGGCAAACGTCTGGAGCTGACCAGCGTGGGGCAGCTCGCTTACACCTTTGCCGTGGAGCAGCAGCAGCAGCAGCACAAATTTTTGACCATGCTGGCACAATATAAAGAAGAAGAACAGAGCTCAATCACGCTGGGAGCCAGTCTCACGACGCTCCAAACGACGCTTCCGCCGCTCGTAAACGCCTTCATGGAGAAACACCCCAATGCGGAAATCAAGCTGCTGACAGGCAAAACCCATGAGATCGTCTCCTTTGTCCGGGAAAGGAAGGCCGATGTCGGCATCGTTGCATCTTCCATCAATGAAGCGGGTCTGAACTGCATTCCGCTGTTCGATGACCATCTTGAGCTGGTTGTTCCGCGAACGCATTCGCTCGCCGGACAGGAGGCAGGCATGGAGCACCTGCAGGATTTGCCGATGATCATTTTTTCCAAAGGCACTTGGTACCGCAAACTCACCGATGACCTGTTTCAGCGCTGCGGGGTCATGCCTGACATACGCATGGAGATCGACTCGTTCGAAGCCATCATTCGGCTCCTTCCTACGGGAAAAGCGGCGGCACTGCTGCCCAAATCGTATCTTCGCCCCCAACTGCTGGCCGACAATGACCTGGTATCCGTTTATTTGCCCCAGCTTCAGCAAACCCGCCGCACCACAAGCATGATCTACGGCGGAAAGGAATTCCTGAGCGAAACGGCCAGGCAATGGGTCAAGGAGACGGCCGCTTTATTTACGACGAAAGCGCCGTTATCCTCCAGGAGGACAACGACGCCTACGTAAAATACACGGCGATGTAGATCGCCTAAGAAGCAATACATCAGCCTT contains the following coding sequences:
- the sdhB gene encoding succinate dehydrogenase iron-sulfur subunit; protein product: MAETATASKTVKFIITRQDSPESSPYNEEFELPYRPNMNVISALMEIQRNPVNNKGESIAPVCWESNCLEEVCGACSMVINGKPRQACAALIDKLEQPIRIEPMKTFPVVRDLVIDRSRMFNSLKKVKAWIPIDGTYDLGPGPRMPEKKRQWAYELSKCMTCGVCLEACPNVNEKTNFMGPAPLSQVRLFNAHPTGEMNAEERLDAIMESGGIEGCGNSQNCVRSCPKGIPLTTSIAEMNKQTTKHMFKRWLGM
- a CDS encoding metallophosphoesterase; amino-acid sequence: MVKVDLSLPGFPKEWNGLRIVQFSDVHLGFHTHLKQVQKLASAIGELQPDVICFTGDMVEREAAPMRDYISVLGSMQAKYGKFAVLGNHDYRGKEQNQVAAMLQEAGFILLCNSHAVLQNGNSRIALVGLDDGLTGNPDPQKAVQGLDDGIWKLLLMHEPDYADFAAPLGFGMQLSGHSHGGQVRFPLLGAMTTPRGSRKYIKGLYHVGQQRMPVYVNRGFGMTQLPIRFLCRPELTVFQLKGMPERTAGSSASLENI
- the sdhA gene encoding succinate dehydrogenase flavoprotein subunit, encoding MASSNVIIVGGGLAGLMATIKSAEAGVHVHLFSLVPVKRSHSVCAQGGINGAVNTKGEGDSPWVHFDDTVYGGDFLANQPPVKAMCEAAPGIIHLMDRMGVMFNRTPEGLLDFRRFGGTKHHRTAFAGATTGQQLLYALDEQVRRWEAAGLVTKYENWEFLQAVIDDEGICRGIVAQDLKTMKVQTFPAEAVILASGGPGIIFGKTTNSVINTGTAASAVYQQGVNYANGEFIQIHPTAIPGDDKLRLMSESARGEGGRIWTYKDGKPWYFLEEKYPSYGNLVPRDIATREIFSVCVDMGLGVNGENMVYLDLSHKDPKELDVKLGGIIEIYEKFMGDDPRKIPMKIFPAVHYSMGGMWVDYNQMTNIPGLFAAGECEYQYHGANRLGANSLVSAIYGGMVAGPKAVEYIKGLKKSSADISSSVFDGYTKRQTDKYEGILKMQGNENAYVIHKELGEWMTANMTVVRYNDKLEATIGKIKELKERYRKINMYDTSGWNNPGAAFTRQLWNMLELAEAMTLGALLRNESRGAHYKPEFAKRNDEEFLKTTIATWTADGPQISYEPVDVSLIPPRVRDYSKD
- a CDS encoding succinate dehydrogenase cytochrome b558 subunit gives rise to the protein MKGFYSRKLHSLLGVIPLSLFFIEHLVTNFSAVEGGKEGFNGAVAFLNSLPLVIVLETLLIWLPLFYHGVYGLYIAYQAKPNVGRFGNERNWRYTLQRVSGVITFVFVIWHVWETRVQVALGKVTHEELGGIIHDVVTNPVTFILYLISVIAASYHFANGLWSFLVSWGITVGPRAQRVSSYICMSLFGIVSIMFIASLIAFRNVDFQTTTSMIEAVKSVFI
- a CDS encoding LysR family transcriptional regulator: MFEELNAFAAVVEQSSLNRASKLLNLSQPALSRKIAKLEDELGVTLFHRRGKRLELTSVGQLAYTFAVEQQQQQHKFLTMLAQYKEEEQSSITLGASLTTLQTTLPPLVNAFMEKHPNAEIKLLTGKTHEIVSFVRERKADVGIVASSINEAGLNCIPLFDDHLELVVPRTHSLAGQEAGMEHLQDLPMIIFSKGTWYRKLTDDLFQRCGVMPDIRMEIDSFEAIIRLLPTGKAAALLPKSYLRPQLLADNDLVSVYLPQLQQTRRTTSMIYGGKEFLSETARQWVKETAALFTTKAPLSSRRTTTPT